One genomic segment of Phycisphaerae bacterium includes these proteins:
- a CDS encoding DUF4215 domain-containing protein encodes MDSENITPNARTRRSQKFWTLTTTLLAIAMLSGPAVAAPKIYSDRTDLAPTAALPTLLVGPIDQQIVQAEDVAAEAVGMPMRIAVPFQVVITPESDGFWEVLEDGTQLWRMRIDAAGAVHVNLGFTRYHMPAGGELVVFSEDRTEIVRPFTDADNQDHGQLWTPLIRSDAVIIELHLHAGADRKEVALELGQVSYGYRGFNAGAVVLAEPRSGSCNVDVVCPEGAPWINEIRSVGVYTLNGIWTCTGAMINNTAQNQIPYFLTADHCGISSGNAATMVVYWNYQNSTCRTPGSAASGNPGNGSLSQFTSGATFRADYSTSDMTLVQLNSSPNAAWGVTFSGWDRSAGNQSSAVCIHHPNTDEKRISFENDPVTTTSYGGTSSPGNGSHIRVADWDLGTTEPGSSGSPLYSPQRRIIGQLHGGSAACGNNLSDWFGRFSVSWAGGGTNATRLSNWLDPSGTGATTLDTLVPGGGTPVCGNGIIEAGEQCDDNNTTSGDGCSSTCQIEASAGDECNTCITITDGTSSGSTANNTGAGNDTSCGGTLDVIDEWYCYTATCNGTATASTCNPATNFDTTLAVFSSCGGSEITCNDDAVGSPAACSLAGQNRKSLVTWPVTFGVTYYIRVSGYNSTSGTFDLSVSCSGANPCPNDTIANPIVIPALPYNGSGNTSSCTDNYNEACAFTATGGRDLVYSYTPPVNQIINIDMCASSYDTKVYIYAGAVTPGTPVACNDDGCPGSPPASYRSQLTGVNLVGSTQYYIIVDGYSAADSGDYTLAITGTSIVPNDNCANATPIGDGTYNFDTTGATTDGPDEPAACSFFGYSQVGSDIWYRYTASCTGTVSIGLCGSGYDTKVAVYGSSCPVAESSIACNDDACGDTTRSELTFDAVAGNQYLIRIGGFQSAVGSGVMTISCSAFECTVPGDCNDGDPCTADTCVNNQCVNTLIDSDSDGTPDCADGCPNDPGKTDPGACGCGVADTDSDGDGTPDCNDQCPNDPNKIVPGTCGCGQPETPADGDMNADSALDGLDVDEFVHALLNGATTWHNCHGDFDSSGALDLGDVSGFVAALLSN; translated from the coding sequence ATGGACTCAGAAAACATCACACCAAACGCACGCACGCGCCGATCTCAGAAATTCTGGACGCTTACGACGACGCTTCTTGCCATTGCGATGTTGTCCGGACCGGCCGTCGCCGCGCCCAAGATATACTCCGACCGAACCGATCTCGCCCCGACTGCGGCGCTGCCGACCTTGCTCGTCGGCCCGATCGACCAGCAAATCGTCCAGGCCGAGGACGTCGCGGCCGAAGCGGTCGGCATGCCGATGCGCATTGCCGTTCCGTTTCAGGTGGTCATCACACCCGAAAGCGACGGATTCTGGGAAGTTCTCGAAGACGGCACTCAGCTCTGGCGAATGAGAATTGATGCCGCCGGAGCGGTTCACGTCAATCTCGGTTTCACCCGGTATCACATGCCCGCCGGTGGCGAACTCGTGGTGTTCAGTGAGGATCGAACAGAAATCGTCCGGCCCTTCACCGACGCGGACAATCAGGATCATGGCCAGCTTTGGACGCCGCTGATCCGCAGCGACGCCGTAATCATCGAACTGCACCTGCACGCCGGCGCCGATCGAAAAGAGGTCGCCCTCGAGCTCGGTCAGGTCAGCTACGGCTACCGCGGGTTTAATGCCGGTGCTGTCGTGCTGGCTGAACCGCGATCAGGCTCATGCAATGTCGATGTCGTGTGCCCCGAAGGCGCGCCTTGGATCAATGAAATCCGGTCCGTCGGCGTCTATACACTCAACGGCATCTGGACCTGCACCGGCGCAATGATCAACAACACGGCACAGAATCAGATCCCCTACTTCCTCACGGCCGATCACTGCGGCATCAGCAGCGGCAATGCCGCAACGATGGTTGTCTATTGGAACTACCAGAATTCGACTTGCCGCACACCCGGCAGCGCGGCCAGCGGCAACCCGGGCAACGGGTCGCTAAGCCAGTTCACGAGCGGCGCCACCTTCCGCGCCGATTACAGCACGTCGGACATGACGCTCGTGCAGTTGAATAGTTCACCAAACGCCGCATGGGGCGTGACTTTCTCCGGCTGGGATCGATCTGCCGGAAACCAGTCCAGCGCCGTCTGCATTCACCACCCCAACACCGATGAGAAACGCATCAGCTTCGAAAACGACCCGGTCACAACCACCAGCTACGGCGGAACCTCATCACCCGGCAACGGTTCTCATATCCGAGTGGCAGACTGGGATCTCGGCACAACCGAACCCGGATCCTCAGGTTCGCCGCTTTATAGCCCGCAGCGGCGCATCATCGGCCAGCTGCACGGCGGATCCGCCGCCTGCGGCAACAACTTGTCCGACTGGTTCGGTCGATTCAGCGTATCCTGGGCCGGCGGCGGCACCAACGCGACGCGCCTCAGCAACTGGCTGGATCCGTCCGGCACCGGCGCGACGACGCTCGACACCCTCGTGCCCGGCGGCGGCACTCCGGTCTGCGGTAACGGCATCATCGAGGCCGGCGAACAATGCGACGACAACAACACCACCTCCGGCGACGGTTGCAGTTCAACATGCCAGATCGAGGCGTCGGCCGGTGATGAATGCAACACGTGCATCACCATCACCGACGGCACCAGCTCCGGATCGACAGCCAACAACACCGGCGCCGGCAATGACACCAGTTGCGGCGGAACTCTCGATGTGATCGACGAATGGTACTGCTACACGGCCACATGCAACGGAACCGCCACCGCTTCAACCTGCAATCCGGCGACCAACTTCGATACGACGCTCGCGGTCTTCTCATCATGCGGCGGCTCCGAAATCACCTGCAACGACGATGCCGTCGGATCGCCTGCGGCGTGCAGTCTGGCCGGACAGAATCGCAAATCGCTGGTTACCTGGCCCGTCACTTTCGGCGTCACCTATTACATTCGTGTGTCCGGATACAACAGCACATCGGGCACGTTTGATCTGTCCGTGTCATGTTCCGGTGCCAATCCGTGCCCGAACGACACCATCGCGAATCCGATCGTCATTCCGGCACTGCCGTACAACGGATCGGGCAATACCTCCTCCTGCACCGACAATTACAACGAGGCATGCGCCTTCACGGCGACCGGCGGCCGGGATCTGGTCTACTCATACACGCCGCCGGTCAATCAGATCATCAACATCGACATGTGTGCGTCGTCATATGACACCAAGGTCTATATCTATGCCGGTGCCGTGACACCCGGAACGCCCGTCGCCTGTAACGATGACGGCTGCCCGGGGTCCCCGCCGGCCTCGTACCGATCCCAGCTTACAGGCGTCAATCTTGTCGGCAGCACGCAGTACTACATCATCGTCGACGGCTACAGCGCCGCCGATTCCGGCGACTACACGCTCGCCATCACCGGAACCAGCATTGTCCCCAACGACAATTGCGCGAACGCGACACCCATCGGAGACGGCACCTACAATTTCGACACAACCGGCGCGACGACGGACGGGCCGGATGAACCGGCCGCGTGCAGTTTCTTCGGATACTCCCAGGTCGGCTCCGACATCTGGTATCGATACACCGCCAGTTGCACGGGAACAGTCTCCATCGGCCTTTGCGGCAGCGGCTATGACACGAAAGTGGCGGTTTACGGCTCGTCCTGCCCGGTTGCGGAATCGTCCATCGCGTGCAATGACGACGCATGCGGCGATACCACGCGATCCGAGCTTACATTCGACGCGGTCGCTGGAAATCAGTATCTCATCCGCATCGGCGGATTCCAGTCGGCGGTTGGCAGCGGCGTAATGACGATCAGCTGCTCCGCATTCGAATGCACGGTCCCGGGCGACTGCAATGACGGCGACCCATGCACCGCTGATACATGCGTGAATAATCAATGCGTCAACACGCTGATCGATTCCGATAGCGACGGCACGCCGGATTGCGCCGACGGCTGCCCCAATGATCCGGGCAAGACCGATCCGGGCGCCTGCGGCTGCGGCGTCGCCGACACGGACTCAGACGGCGACGGAACGCCCGACTGCAATGACCAGTGTCCGAATGACCCCAACAAGATTGTTCCGGGGACGTGCGGTTGCGGGCAGCCGGAGACGCCGGCTGACGGCGACATGAACGCCGACAGCGCGCTGGACGGTCTCGATGTCGATGAGTTCGTTCATGCCCTGCTGAATGGTGCGACCACATGGCACAATTGCCACGGCGACTTTGACAGCAGCGGCGCGCTGGACCTCGGCGATGTTTCCGGCTTCGTGGCGGCCTTGCTTTCGAATTGA
- a CDS encoding acyl-CoA desaturase, with protein MRSDPVRWIPYIILHSGLIGLFWVGFSWTALITAAVLYVLRMFAITGFYHRYFSHRTFRTSRFGQFVFAVWGNSAAQRGPLWWASQHRKHHSTSDEEDDAHSPLQHGFYWSHFGWLTDSANYPTDLRLVPDLAKYRELVFLDRFDGLVPLMLAVTLFGFGEALALWAPGLGTNGWQMLVWGFFVSTVVLFHATCLVNSLAHTMGTRRFKTKDDSRNNFFIAVVTMGEGWHNNHHRYPSSARQGFYWWEVDATYYLLKLFELVGFVWDVKPVPEKLLADGRNGGATCEDAHSTTTLCE; from the coding sequence ATGCGGAGCGATCCGGTTCGATGGATCCCTTACATCATCCTTCACTCGGGTCTGATCGGACTTTTCTGGGTCGGATTCAGTTGGACAGCCTTGATCACCGCCGCCGTGCTTTATGTGCTGCGGATGTTCGCAATCACGGGCTTTTACCACCGGTACTTTTCGCATCGCACGTTTCGCACGTCGCGCTTCGGGCAGTTCGTCTTCGCGGTCTGGGGCAACAGCGCAGCCCAGCGCGGACCGCTCTGGTGGGCATCGCAGCATCGGAAGCATCACAGCACTTCCGACGAGGAGGATGATGCCCATTCTCCGCTCCAGCACGGTTTTTACTGGAGCCATTTCGGCTGGCTCACGGACTCCGCAAACTATCCGACCGATCTCAGGCTCGTGCCCGATCTTGCAAAGTATCGCGAACTGGTGTTTCTCGACCGTTTTGACGGCCTGGTTCCGCTGATGCTCGCGGTCACGCTCTTCGGATTCGGCGAAGCGCTTGCCCTCTGGGCGCCCGGTCTGGGCACCAACGGCTGGCAGATGCTCGTCTGGGGATTCTTCGTCTCGACGGTCGTTCTGTTTCATGCGACCTGCCTGGTGAATTCGCTCGCGCATACGATGGGCACGCGCCGTTTCAAGACGAAGGATGACAGCCGAAACAACTTCTTCATCGCGGTCGTCACGATGGGCGAAGGCTGGCACAACAACCATCACCGTTATCCGTCGTCTGCTCGGCAGGGCTTCTACTGGTGGGAAGTGGACGCCACCTATTATCTGCTCAAACTCTTTGAACTGGTCGGATTCGTCTGGGATGTGAAGCCTGTCCCGGAGAAACTGCTCGCCGACGGTCGAAACGGCGGAGCGACATGCGAGGATGCTCACTCCACGACGACTTTGTGCGAGTAA
- a CDS encoding PEP-CTERM sorting domain-containing protein: MNHRRILTASFVFAAVLITSTTPTHAQWGALQRTLFRDLNYGLSPNIISFPQNGPLFDFNNFTQRVEYDRVGDGYAYEFYRFFGPDSFGEPSFLDLGGLKLELGPNPALGQSQYTGVHGRFGFKTRLIPEVFFLTESGQRNFNQFSGVSNFNNEPISYTATLNTGIQDLEWAGNIQFDASGKINILGFYDFDARIVNVGSFTADGVALKDEQVTDFDTGPINLSGHIGMDLLASIFQANGSELAGAVPRIFSAAAGKERTADELVDAMRGGEKLSDEEVQFMIEQLFIQAFKNDPLGFIMNGPPSTLPGFEGLGLVLTPGSSDDGNGNYVTDRSEVPEPGTLLLLGALAAIGLQIRKRGGLMNRPLATH; this comes from the coding sequence ATGAATCACCGCCGCATTCTGACCGCGAGCTTTGTTTTCGCGGCCGTCCTGATCACGAGCACGACTCCGACACATGCCCAATGGGGCGCGCTGCAGCGAACACTCTTTCGCGATCTGAACTACGGCCTGAGCCCGAATATCATCTCGTTCCCGCAGAATGGGCCCCTATTTGACTTCAACAATTTCACGCAGCGCGTGGAATATGACCGCGTCGGTGATGGTTACGCGTACGAATTCTACCGATTCTTCGGGCCGGACTCGTTCGGCGAGCCGAGTTTTCTAGATCTGGGCGGACTCAAACTCGAGCTGGGGCCGAACCCCGCGCTGGGTCAGTCACAGTACACCGGCGTTCACGGACGATTCGGTTTCAAGACCCGGCTGATTCCCGAAGTGTTCTTCCTGACGGAATCCGGTCAGCGAAACTTCAACCAGTTCAGCGGCGTCTCGAATTTCAACAACGAGCCGATCTCCTACACGGCAACGCTCAACACCGGCATCCAGGATCTCGAATGGGCCGGCAATATACAGTTCGATGCCTCCGGCAAAATCAACATTCTCGGCTTTTACGATTTTGACGCGCGAATCGTTAACGTCGGCAGCTTCACGGCCGACGGCGTGGCTCTCAAGGATGAGCAAGTGACGGACTTCGACACGGGCCCGATCAATCTGTCAGGCCACATCGGCATGGACCTGCTGGCCAGCATATTTCAGGCAAACGGATCCGAACTGGCCGGTGCAGTGCCTCGCATTTTCTCCGCGGCAGCAGGCAAGGAGCGGACCGCGGATGAACTTGTCGACGCCATGCGCGGCGGCGAAAAGCTGAGTGACGAAGAAGTGCAATTCATGATTGAGCAGTTGTTCATTCAGGCATTCAAGAACGACCCGCTCGGCTTCATCATGAATGGACCGCCTTCGACGCTGCCGGGCTTTGAAGGTCTCGGACTGGTCCTGACGCCGGGATCGTCGGACGACGGAAATGGCAATTATGTGACGGATCGCTCCGAAGTGCCGGAGCCCGGAACGCTGCTGCTGCTGGGCGCTTTGGCAGCCATCGGTCTGCAAATCCGGAAGCGCGGCGGCCTAATGAATCGACCGTTGGCGACACATTGA
- a CDS encoding M4 family metallopeptidase, giving the protein MNLRLMSHQDRKSARRAMELAIAAAAFFTTAAVVLAHPGFSESQRAALRELEQRSTGQVEVSVREQAGTPRQIRVSNGVLMSAAAGSAHARGDVTAATAAAFLEAHKEILGLSDPTSELMLKTRKSNEDGRTSMRYAQRFDGLAVWPAELIVNLDTDGNVEALSGAFTRTPDQLSTTPTLGSEKAEALARIAVAADDAELESSELIIYNGDDGARLAYKLELHASLSRHMVVVIDAHTGAAISAFNTVCTAHVNGSGLDLRGQTQQFGCWQENGAYYMINSSKPMFDGSVSPTDVNNARGAIIILDSQNTWYDQGGRLVHVTSNTPDSWTIPDAVSAAAGLSQTYDYYLAAFNRNALDGRGGSMRAIVRYGQGFQNAFWNPQANVMVFGDGLPFAGALDVIAHELTHGVTSNESDLVYQQQSGALNEAMSDIFGEVVEAYVRGQCDWKKGADMNSVMQDYANPNSVSQFNGIPNPANMSQYINTSEDNGGVHLNSSIINHCFYLLAQGMQDSIGINNAAAIFYRANTNHLTQNSQFVDCRLACILAADEIFGAGSMQSQATARAFDTVQIFGNGSPVPNPTPNPIPNGADDQFEDNDSPEQAAQLFAGASGLVCNDDDWFFLDIVQGGRLPVEVIGDGGDLDLYVFDAAGNLLGSGESEGSYESVQVEVGAGRVYILVYPYDGMTAGYTLAISGDTGRTPEPAPTPNPGPTPTPFPSPAPTPSPFPSPAPTPNPGPVVEMPVTCGAGGASFMMASLAGLIGVGAAGPKRRRK; this is encoded by the coding sequence ATGAATCTGCGATTAATGAGTCATCAGGACCGAAAATCAGCTCGACGGGCAATGGAACTCGCCATCGCCGCCGCTGCATTTTTCACCACGGCCGCGGTGGTTCTGGCTCACCCGGGATTTTCCGAATCGCAGCGAGCCGCTCTGCGTGAGTTGGAGCAGCGCTCGACCGGCCAGGTGGAGGTTAGCGTTCGCGAACAAGCAGGGACACCGCGCCAGATTCGCGTATCCAACGGAGTTCTGATGAGTGCGGCCGCCGGCTCCGCACACGCTCGCGGCGATGTCACTGCCGCCACCGCCGCTGCCTTTCTTGAGGCTCACAAGGAGATACTGGGCCTGTCCGACCCCACATCCGAATTGATGCTTAAGACCCGGAAATCGAATGAAGACGGACGAACAAGCATGCGATACGCCCAGCGGTTCGACGGTCTTGCGGTTTGGCCGGCAGAGTTGATCGTCAATCTCGACACCGACGGCAATGTCGAGGCGCTGAGTGGTGCGTTCACCAGAACCCCTGATCAACTGAGTACAACGCCGACGCTCGGCTCGGAAAAAGCCGAGGCTTTGGCGCGCATCGCCGTCGCCGCGGATGACGCGGAACTCGAGTCCAGCGAACTGATCATCTACAACGGCGACGACGGTGCACGCCTGGCCTACAAGTTGGAACTGCACGCCTCGCTGTCACGGCACATGGTTGTTGTGATCGACGCGCACACCGGCGCAGCGATTTCCGCGTTCAACACTGTCTGCACGGCTCACGTCAACGGCTCAGGACTCGACCTTCGCGGGCAGACACAGCAGTTCGGCTGCTGGCAGGAAAACGGCGCCTATTACATGATCAACTCGTCAAAGCCGATGTTCGACGGCTCCGTAAGTCCGACTGACGTCAACAACGCTCGCGGCGCGATCATCATCCTCGATAGCCAGAACACCTGGTACGATCAGGGCGGCCGGCTCGTCCACGTCACCTCGAATACCCCAGACAGTTGGACGATCCCGGACGCGGTCAGTGCGGCGGCCGGCCTTTCGCAGACCTACGACTACTATCTCGCGGCTTTCAATCGCAATGCTCTTGATGGACGGGGCGGCTCAATGAGGGCGATCGTTCGCTATGGCCAGGGGTTTCAAAACGCCTTCTGGAATCCGCAGGCGAATGTGATGGTCTTCGGTGATGGCCTGCCGTTCGCCGGGGCACTCGACGTCATCGCACACGAACTGACGCACGGCGTGACGTCGAACGAATCCGACCTGGTCTATCAGCAGCAATCGGGCGCGCTCAACGAAGCCATGTCCGACATCTTTGGTGAAGTGGTAGAGGCCTATGTTCGCGGCCAGTGTGATTGGAAGAAGGGTGCGGATATGAATTCCGTCATGCAGGACTACGCCAATCCGAATAGCGTATCCCAGTTCAACGGAATCCCAAACCCGGCAAACATGAGCCAGTACATCAACACCAGCGAAGACAACGGCGGCGTTCATCTCAACAGCAGCATCATCAACCACTGCTTCTACCTGCTCGCACAAGGCATGCAGGATTCGATCGGCATCAACAACGCAGCGGCCATCTTCTATCGGGCCAACACGAATCATCTGACGCAGAATTCGCAGTTCGTCGATTGCCGACTCGCCTGCATCCTCGCCGCCGACGAGATCTTCGGCGCGGGATCGATGCAATCGCAGGCGACGGCTCGAGCGTTCGACACCGTTCAGATTTTCGGCAACGGTTCACCGGTGCCTAATCCGACGCCCAATCCGATACCGAACGGCGCGGACGATCAGTTCGAGGACAACGATTCACCCGAACAGGCCGCGCAACTCTTCGCCGGTGCGAGCGGGCTCGTTTGCAACGATGACGACTGGTTTTTCCTCGACATCGTCCAGGGTGGCCGGCTTCCCGTGGAAGTGATCGGCGACGGCGGCGACCTGGACCTCTATGTCTTCGATGCAGCTGGAAATCTCCTCGGCTCCGGTGAATCGGAAGGTTCCTACGAATCGGTTCAGGTCGAGGTCGGTGCGGGCCGGGTGTATATCCTCGTCTATCCGTACGATGGAATGACAGCCGGTTACACCCTGGCCATCTCAGGTGACACGGGAAGGACACCGGAACCCGCGCCGACGCCGAATCCAGGTCCGACTCCCACTCCCTTTCCGTCGCCCGCGCCGACACCGAGTCCGTTTCCTTCACCGGCACCCACTCCGAATCCGGGCCCGGTGGTGGAAATGCCGGTGACGTGTGGAGCCGGCGGAGCCAGTTTCATGATGGCTTCGCTTGCGGGACTCATTGGAGTGGGCGCCGCAGGTCCGAAGCGACGCCGAAAGTAG
- a CDS encoding helix-turn-helix transcriptional regulator, whose amino-acid sequence MPRKKEFNPQIAIERATHLFWRRGYHAASMDDLVKAMGVSRQSLYDTFGDKRRLFRAALARYSESELAKELSLLGPRIDAFDGLAKLFANWTGSARSAPDLPAGCLLTNSLIELGDLEPESHAIATELIKRLESAIRFALERADEEGRISLEDGDFADFAGRLMLTRHGLMVARRAGVADGVFRSKMRELMAMLHRSRRL is encoded by the coding sequence ATGCCGCGAAAGAAAGAGTTTAATCCGCAGATCGCAATTGAACGGGCGACACACCTTTTCTGGCGTCGCGGCTATCACGCTGCGTCGATGGACGACCTCGTTAAAGCGATGGGAGTCAGCCGTCAAAGCCTGTACGACACATTCGGCGACAAACGCCGGCTTTTCCGTGCAGCACTCGCCCGCTACAGCGAGTCCGAACTGGCGAAAGAGCTGTCGCTGTTAGGACCTCGAATCGATGCGTTTGACGGGCTTGCCAAGCTGTTCGCCAACTGGACGGGATCGGCTCGGTCAGCCCCCGATCTGCCCGCCGGGTGCCTTCTCACGAACAGCCTGATCGAACTGGGCGACCTCGAGCCGGAATCGCACGCCATCGCCACTGAACTTATCAAACGCCTGGAGTCTGCGATCCGTTTCGCCCTCGAGCGAGCCGATGAGGAGGGTCGAATATCCCTTGAAGACGGCGATTTCGCCGACTTTGCCGGGCGACTCATGCTGACCCGGCACGGGCTGATGGTCGCTCGGCGCGCTGGCGTCGCTGATGGTGTTTTCCGCTCCAAGATGCGGGAGTTGATGGCCATGTTGCATCGAAGCCGCCGATTATAG
- a CDS encoding zf-TFIIB domain-containing protein, with amino-acid sequence MCPVCNEPMLAVELDGIEIDHCLACLGTWLDAGEVASIAERAGANPDEISGLLGHDQRISSAKSKRRCPRCTRQLRAIKLGQSPDHLTIDVCPRGHGEWFDQGEIFKLVSLAPSGVTGAVASFFAELFKSELESFKPKGA; translated from the coding sequence ATGTGCCCTGTGTGCAACGAACCCATGCTGGCGGTCGAACTCGACGGGATCGAGATCGATCATTGTCTGGCCTGCCTGGGCACGTGGCTTGATGCGGGGGAGGTTGCCTCCATTGCCGAGCGGGCGGGTGCGAACCCCGATGAGATCAGCGGGCTGCTCGGACATGACCAGCGAATCAGCAGCGCGAAATCGAAGCGCCGCTGTCCCCGTTGCACACGTCAATTGCGAGCCATCAAGCTCGGCCAATCGCCGGACCACCTGACGATCGATGTCTGTCCACGCGGGCACGGTGAATGGTTCGATCAGGGCGAGATATTCAAGCTGGTTTCTCTCGCTCCGTCCGGCGTTACGGGCGCGGTGGCGAGTTTTTTTGCTGAACTTTTCAAGAGCGAGTTGGAGTCTTTCAAACCGAAAGGAGCCTGA
- a CDS encoding LemA family protein, with product MPGLGWVFVGVGVVLILWVIAAFNGLVAGRNQVRNAWSQIDVQLKRRHDLIPNLVETVKGYAGHEKETLDRVIQARSRAVDAHGTAAISAAEGELSQALGRLMMLSEAYPNLKANTNFLSLQEELTSTENKIGFARQFYNDSVMKFNTRLESFPTNIIGGMFNFEKEEFFELTDSAQREAPKVSFS from the coding sequence ATGCCGGGTTTGGGCTGGGTCTTCGTCGGAGTCGGTGTTGTATTGATCCTGTGGGTGATCGCGGCCTTCAACGGCCTCGTGGCCGGGCGCAACCAGGTCCGGAACGCGTGGTCTCAAATTGACGTGCAACTCAAACGGCGTCACGACCTGATCCCCAATCTGGTCGAAACGGTGAAGGGATATGCCGGTCATGAAAAGGAAACGCTGGACCGCGTCATTCAGGCACGATCGCGGGCGGTCGATGCGCACGGCACCGCGGCGATTTCTGCCGCGGAAGGCGAGCTGAGCCAAGCCCTGGGGCGTCTGATGATGCTGTCCGAGGCCTATCCCAACTTGAAGGCGAATACGAATTTCCTGTCGCTCCAGGAGGAGCTCACGTCGACCGAGAACAAGATCGGCTTCGCGCGGCAGTTTTACAACGACAGCGTCATGAAATTCAACACGCGACTTGAGTCGTTTCCGACAAATATCATCGGCGGCATGTTCAATTTCGAGAAGGAAGAGTTCTTCGAGTTGACCGATTCCGCACAGCGCGAAGCCCCCAAGGTGAGCTTTTCGTGA
- a CDS encoding M48 family metallopeptidase encodes MGVILLTLGYVIGAAIHVQFVAVDHVRGGFHDYGHMLDQIGRAEDPGDGPRFFGWTRNPRVLLNAGGLIGTGVAMVVWITLAGVAFFGGDRAILWAAGGHEISREAAPRVWNVVEEMTIAAGLPKPPRVFLIDDDGMNAFAVGLSPDHAAVAVTAGLVKRMNRDELQGVVAHEIAHIHNYDIRFMTLASIMVGSIVIVSETFLRSVWYSTPRRSSSSGKNSGGQALLLIVAVIFAVLAPVAAHILYFACSRKREYLADACAARFTRYPPGLASALEKIGRAGPTAVDVSKSLVPLYIANPKQPMSASSVFATHPPLKKRIAILRSMSGAGYVDYENAFRNAMASSKALLNEEFLRNEASVPVRSASVETSQQDEAMERSREAHDALDRAADYAIIPCACGVRLRLPPGMHRDAVSCPRCGRENAVPRARSASAGETATKMTESTYQRTTTGWESFRCVCGKTIQLSPSFSAARASCRSCGRHVKISSLENG; translated from the coding sequence ATGGGGGTCATCCTACTCACGCTCGGCTATGTGATTGGTGCGGCCATCCACGTCCAGTTTGTCGCAGTCGATCACGTCCGAGGCGGTTTCCACGACTACGGCCACATGCTCGATCAGATCGGCCGGGCGGAGGATCCGGGTGACGGGCCTCGCTTCTTCGGCTGGACTCGCAACCCCCGAGTGCTCCTTAACGCAGGCGGCCTGATCGGCACCGGCGTTGCGATGGTCGTGTGGATCACGCTCGCCGGGGTCGCGTTTTTCGGGGGCGACCGGGCCATACTCTGGGCGGCGGGCGGACACGAAATCAGCCGGGAGGCTGCGCCGCGGGTCTGGAATGTGGTTGAGGAAATGACGATCGCCGCCGGCCTTCCGAAGCCGCCGCGTGTGTTCCTGATTGACGATGACGGCATGAATGCATTCGCAGTGGGTTTGTCGCCGGATCACGCCGCAGTCGCCGTCACGGCCGGCCTTGTGAAACGCATGAATCGCGATGAACTCCAGGGCGTGGTCGCGCACGAGATCGCACACATTCACAATTATGACATTCGGTTCATGACGCTCGCATCGATCATGGTCGGGAGTATTGTGATTGTGTCGGAGACCTTCCTGCGATCGGTGTGGTACTCGACTCCGCGCCGTTCGTCCAGTTCCGGCAAGAACTCCGGCGGACAGGCTCTCCTGCTGATCGTCGCGGTGATTTTCGCCGTACTTGCTCCGGTCGCGGCCCACATTCTGTATTTCGCCTGCTCGCGAAAACGAGAGTACCTTGCCGATGCCTGCGCGGCCCGCTTCACCCGCTATCCGCCGGGGCTCGCATCGGCCCTGGAGAAAATCGGACGGGCCGGCCCCACGGCGGTCGACGTGAGCAAGAGCCTTGTGCCGCTTTACATCGCTAACCCGAAGCAGCCGATGTCGGCAAGCAGCGTTTTTGCGACGCACCCGCCGTTGAAAAAGCGAATTGCGATTCTCCGGTCGATGTCGGGCGCGGGCTATGTGGACTATGAAAACGCCTTCCGCAACGCCATGGCTTCGAGCAAGGCTCTGCTGAACGAGGAATTCCTCCGCAATGAGGCGAGCGTGCCTGTGCGCAGCGCATCGGTCGAAACGTCGCAGCAAGATGAAGCGATGGAGCGGTCGCGCGAGGCGCACGATGCGCTCGATCGGGCAGCGGACTACGCCATCATTCCCTGCGCGTGCGGCGTTCGGCTGAGGCTGCCGCCGGGCATGCACCGCGATGCGGTGTCGTGTCCGCGGTGCGGCCGCGAAAATGCTGTTCCCCGCGCGCGGAGTGCATCGGCGGGCGAAACCGCCACGAAGATGACGGAGTCGACCTATCAGCGAACAACCACCGGCTGGGAATCATTTCGGTGCGTCTGCGGCAAGACGATTCAATTGAGCCCGAGTTTCTCGGCAGCCCGGGCCAGTTGCCGATCGTGCGGGCGGCATGTGAAGATATCGAGCTTGGAGAACGGATAA